CCCGCCGCCAATTGAGCGATGGCCAGCGGGTGCGCGTCAGTTCGCGCATCGGCATGGTCGAGGTAGAGGTGATGGCGAGCCTGGATATGATGCCCGGCGTGGTCAGCTTGCCCCATGGTTGGGGGCACGGCCGCCCGGGGGTGCAGATGAGCATTGCCAGCGGGCAGCCGGGAGCAAGCGCCAATGACCTGACCGATGAACGGCAGTTGGATGAGCTTTCGGGCAACGCGGCCCTGAATGGTGTGCCAGTGCAAGTGGCGGCGGCTTGAGGTGGCTGAGCACCCTGCTGGAATTTTGCGTTACAATGCGCCACCGTGCCGACCCGTGAGTCGCAAAGTTCCTGCAGAGGTGTTCCATGGATATCATCGAAACGATCAAAGAGCAGATTGCCAATAACACCATTCTGCTTTACATGAAGGGCGCTCCTAACGCTCCTCAGTGCGGTTTCTCCGCGAAGGCGTCCCAGGCTGTTATGCAGTGCGGCGAGAAGTTCGCTTACGTGGATATCCTGCAAAACCCTGAAATCCGCGCCAACCTGCCCAAGTACGCCAACTGGCCGACTTTCCCGCAACTGTGGGTGGCGGGTGAGCTGGTCGGCGGCAGCGACATCATTACCGAAATGGCGGCTGATGGTTCGTTGCAAGCGTTGATCAAAGACGCAGCGACAAAAGCGGCAGGCAAGACTGAAGCTTGATGCTGTTGTAAAAGGCCACGCAATAAAAAGCCCCGCTTCTCATACGAGAGCGGGGCTTTTTTGTACCTGTGGGCGAAGGGTTATTCACCCATCTGCGATTGCAGGTAATTTTCCAGGGTGACCTTGTCGATCAGGCCCAGTTGGGTTTCCAGCCAGTCAATATGTTCTTCCTGGTCTTCCAGGATATCTTCCAGCAGTTCGCGGCTGCCGAAGTCGCCTTGGGCTTCGCAATGCGCGATGGCGGCCTTGAGGTCGCTGTGGCTCTTGCGTTCAAAGCCCAGGTCGCTGCCGATCATTTCCTGGGTGTGCTCGCCGATATTCAGTTTGCCCAGGTCCTGCACGTTCGGCAGGCCTTCCAGGAACAGGATGCGTTTGATCAGCGCGTCCGCGTCTTTCATGGCCTTGATCGATTCTTTGTATTCGCGCTTGCCGAGCTTTTCCAGGCCCCAATCGTCATACATGCGTGCATGCAGAAAGTACTGATTGATCGCGACCAGTTCATTGGCAAGGATTTTGTTGAGTTGCTGGATGACTGAGATGTCGCCTTTCATGACTGGGGTCCTGCCCTGTAATAGCTGTGTATAGGGCGGAGTTTGAGCGGCGAAAACCTTAGTGTCAAACCTAAGTTATTGAATAATAAATGAAAATTAATCGGAATAAGAATGTTTGTGTTCCGCGTCTTGGCGCTAACTAATTGAATTACAGGCATAAAAAAACCGGACACTAAGTCCGGTTCTTTAAAACACGCGTTATCAGGCGTGTGTAAATTCAGTTGAATAGGGGAGCGCGGCCTGGGCTGTCTGCAGCTGCGTCAGGGTTTCCCGTACCACTTGCTTGGCGAGGCAAGCACATTTACCACACTGGCTGGCAACGCCGGTGGTTTCACGCACTTCCTTGTAGCTGCAGCAACCTTCGTAGATTGCTTCGCGGATTTGTCCGTCGGTGACGCCGGTACACAGGCACACATACATAAGGGAGAACCGTCGCGGGTTTAAGGCTTAAGTGCGATGGATCTTAATGTTAACGAGAATGATTGTCAAAGTAGATTCGTAGGCTATTTACCGCCATCGCCCTCGCGCTGACGAACGGTTTTTTCCGTGTATGATGGTCGGTCTTCACGAAGCGTGACTGCGTCACAGGCCTGTCGCTTAAACGCGGCAGACTCATGACCGGTCCTTTTACTTCAATCGTCACCCCTGCATCAGGAGATACCCAATGAGCGTACTCGTCGGCAAACAAGCCCCGGATTTCGACGTACCGGCCGTTCTCGGCAATGGCGAAATCGTCGACAGCTTTAAACTGTCCGAAGCCATCAAAGGCAAATACGGCCTGGTGTTCTTCTACCCACTGGACTTTACCTTCGTCTGCCCTTCGGAGCTGATCGCTCTGGACCACCGCATGGACGATTTCAAAGCGCGTAATGTTGAAGTGGTTGCCGTTTCCATCGACTCCCATTTCACTCACAACGCCTGGCGTAACACGGCCATCAACGATGGCGGCATCGGCAAAGTCAA
This region of Pseudomonas asgharzadehiana genomic DNA includes:
- the bfr gene encoding bacterioferritin produces the protein MKGDISVIQQLNKILANELVAINQYFLHARMYDDWGLEKLGKREYKESIKAMKDADALIKRILFLEGLPNVQDLGKLNIGEHTQEMIGSDLGFERKSHSDLKAAIAHCEAQGDFGSRELLEDILEDQEEHIDWLETQLGLIDKVTLENYLQSQMGE
- the grxD gene encoding Grx4 family monothiol glutaredoxin; protein product: MDIIETIKEQIANNTILLYMKGAPNAPQCGFSAKASQAVMQCGEKFAYVDILQNPEIRANLPKYANWPTFPQLWVAGELVGGSDIITEMAADGSLQALIKDAATKAAGKTEA
- a CDS encoding bacterioferritin-associated ferredoxin gives rise to the protein MYVCLCTGVTDGQIREAIYEGCCSYKEVRETTGVASQCGKCACLAKQVVRETLTQLQTAQAALPYSTEFTHA